Proteins from a single region of Haloterrigena alkaliphila:
- a CDS encoding DUF7345 domain-containing protein: MSRGTDRDRLLPNGTCRAGLLTVILVGLLLTGTATASLDGVHSTDRSQEIDTDSAFEVALDSDGDATVTVHVTFDLSDEADRAAFESLEANETKRSQLETRTERRLQAVATSAANETGREMAIEDTRTSFETDGETDRGIVSVSATWTEFAATDDDRLTVTEPFASGFTSDRPVVMALPEGYSLSASTPEPSERTDGRIVWDANTSLEGYETVVTPADETTGEKTDGQPGFSLGAAVAAIAGGAWLCRRR, encoded by the coding sequence ATGAGTCGTGGAACTGACCGGGACCGACTACTACCGAACGGAACGTGTCGAGCAGGACTCCTGACAGTTATCCTCGTCGGGCTGCTCCTGACGGGAACCGCCACCGCGTCCCTCGACGGCGTGCACAGCACCGATCGCTCGCAGGAAATCGACACCGACTCAGCGTTCGAGGTCGCTCTCGATTCGGACGGCGACGCGACGGTGACCGTCCACGTCACGTTCGACCTGAGCGACGAGGCGGATCGGGCTGCCTTCGAATCGCTTGAAGCGAACGAGACGAAACGGAGTCAACTCGAAACCCGCACTGAACGGCGATTGCAGGCGGTCGCGACGAGCGCGGCCAACGAGACCGGTCGCGAGATGGCCATCGAGGACACGCGCACGTCCTTCGAAACGGACGGAGAGACCGATCGCGGTATCGTTTCCGTCTCAGCGACCTGGACCGAATTCGCGGCCACCGACGACGATCGACTGACTGTCACCGAACCGTTCGCCAGCGGCTTCACGTCGGACCGGCCCGTCGTGATGGCTCTCCCCGAGGGCTACTCGCTCTCGGCGTCCACGCCGGAGCCGAGCGAGCGAACGGACGGACGCATCGTCTGGGACGCGAACACGTCGCTCGAAGGATACGAGACGGTCGTTACTCCGGCGGACGAAACGACGGGAGAGAAGACTGACGGACAACCCGGATTCAGCCTCGGGGCAGCAGTTGCGGCGATCGCCGGGGGCGCCTGGCTGTGCCGCCGCCGGTAA
- a CDS encoding AMP-binding protein — translation MSDATDPALEDVDEIVHEPSREFVESTNVYDFMETYGIDDYDELIEQTTSEVDGVEASGVDWFWDELVDYLDIGFYEAYDEIRDDSEGPQFTDWYPGGEINIAHNVLDRHAARDEERRNKVATIWEGEDGEIREVTYHELRRQSNMVANALEERGIETGDTVGLYMPMVPEVVSILYGCFKVGAIAVPIFSGFGVDAAATRIADSECSVLFTGDGFYRRGDPVFLKSAADEAIEEAGHVEDTIVFDRLGSSDDRNEHQIPWTDDRDEWWADAVGTQSDEYETKSLDSSQESMLLYSSGTTGKPKGIVHTHAGVQVQCAKEVYFGMDLKPADRFFWVSDIGWMMGPWTLIGTHTFGGTVFMYEGAPDHPEPDRFWEMIDRHELTQFGISPTAIRALRKHGDDWLEGHDLSSLRLLGSTGEPWDPESWRWFYENVGGGEAPIINISGGTEICGCFLMPMPTQPLKPCTLGGPGLGMDIDIVDRDGNSVTEENQRGFLVARDSCPSMTKSLWSGDERYLNEYWSTFEDRWNHGDWAQQDADGFWFLHGRADDALNVAGRKVGPAEVEGALIDHESVNQAAAIGAPDDTTGTAVVTYVILEDGYEESDDLREELRAQVGEELGKPFRPRDVLFVDDLPKTQSGKIIRRAIEATYTGEDLGDMSSIENPAALEELEDAR, via the coding sequence ATGTCCGACGCAACAGATCCGGCCCTCGAGGACGTCGACGAGATCGTCCACGAACCGAGCCGGGAGTTCGTCGAATCGACGAACGTCTACGACTTCATGGAGACGTACGGGATCGACGACTACGACGAACTCATCGAGCAAACGACGAGCGAGGTCGACGGTGTCGAGGCCTCGGGCGTCGACTGGTTCTGGGACGAACTCGTCGACTACCTCGACATCGGGTTCTACGAGGCGTACGACGAGATCAGGGACGACAGTGAGGGACCGCAATTCACTGACTGGTATCCCGGCGGCGAGATCAATATCGCGCACAACGTGCTGGACCGCCACGCCGCCCGCGACGAGGAACGGCGCAACAAAGTCGCGACGATCTGGGAGGGCGAGGACGGCGAGATCCGCGAGGTCACCTACCACGAGTTGCGCCGCCAGTCGAACATGGTGGCGAACGCCCTCGAGGAACGCGGTATCGAGACGGGCGACACCGTCGGGCTCTACATGCCGATGGTGCCCGAGGTCGTCTCGATCCTCTACGGCTGTTTCAAGGTGGGCGCGATCGCGGTCCCGATCTTCTCGGGCTTCGGCGTCGACGCGGCGGCGACCCGGATCGCGGACTCGGAGTGTTCGGTGCTCTTTACGGGCGACGGCTTCTACCGCCGCGGCGATCCCGTCTTCCTCAAGTCGGCTGCCGACGAGGCGATCGAGGAGGCAGGCCACGTCGAGGACACGATCGTCTTCGACCGGTTGGGATCGAGTGACGACCGGAACGAACACCAAATCCCGTGGACCGACGACCGCGACGAATGGTGGGCCGACGCCGTCGGGACTCAAAGCGACGAGTACGAGACGAAGTCGCTGGACTCGAGCCAGGAGTCGATGCTGCTGTACTCTTCAGGGACCACGGGCAAACCCAAGGGAATAGTTCACACGCACGCGGGCGTGCAGGTCCAGTGCGCCAAGGAGGTCTACTTCGGGATGGATCTGAAGCCCGCGGACCGGTTCTTCTGGGTCTCGGACATCGGCTGGATGATGGGGCCGTGGACGCTCATCGGCACGCACACCTTCGGCGGCACCGTCTTCATGTACGAGGGCGCGCCCGACCACCCCGAACCCGACAGGTTCTGGGAGATGATCGACCGCCACGAACTCACGCAGTTCGGCATCTCGCCGACCGCGATCCGCGCCCTGCGCAAGCACGGGGACGACTGGCTCGAGGGCCACGACCTCTCCTCGCTGCGCTTGCTGGGGTCGACGGGCGAGCCGTGGGACCCCGAGTCCTGGCGCTGGTTCTACGAAAACGTCGGCGGCGGCGAGGCGCCGATCATCAACATCTCCGGCGGCACCGAAATTTGCGGCTGCTTCCTGATGCCGATGCCGACCCAGCCGCTGAAACCCTGCACGCTCGGCGGTCCCGGCCTCGGGATGGACATCGACATCGTGGATCGCGACGGGAACTCGGTGACGGAGGAGAACCAGCGAGGATTCCTCGTGGCTCGAGACTCCTGTCCGTCGATGACCAAGTCGCTGTGGTCGGGCGACGAGCGCTACCTGAACGAGTACTGGTCGACGTTCGAGGACAGGTGGAACCACGGCGACTGGGCCCAGCAGGACGCGGACGGCTTCTGGTTCCTCCACGGCCGGGCCGACGACGCGCTGAACGTCGCCGGCCGGAAAGTGGGGCCGGCGGAGGTCGAGGGGGCGCTGATCGACCACGAGTCGGTCAATCAGGCCGCGGCTATCGGCGCGCCCGACGACACGACCGGGACGGCCGTCGTCACCTACGTCATCCTCGAGGACGGCTACGAGGAGTCGGACGACCTCCGCGAGGAACTGCGAGCGCAGGTCGGCGAGGAGCTCGGGAAACCGTTCCGGCCGCGGGACGTCCTGTTCGTCGACGACCTGCCGAAGACGCAGTCGGGCAAGATCATCCGGCGGGCCATCGAGGCCACGTACACGGGCGAGGATCTGGGCGACATGAGCAGCATCGAGAACCCGGCGGCGCTCGAGGAACTCGAGGACGCTCGATAA
- a CDS encoding SDR family oxidoreductase — protein sequence MSQDQVTPPTVSADDIHRIDDDSFTGRNVCLVTGAGSGIGRATALAAAGNGLTVAATDIDEKGLAGTVDRGEELGLESDIEPIVGDLTEDDDLERIVEEAAELGDIKYLANIAGMQHIDSIENFPMETYDTMHRIMLRAPLYLSKLCIPHFRETEDGRGCVGNMGSVHGHYVTSDKVAYNVAKFGLRGLTQSIAAEGEGEIRAYSISTGYVKTPLVTDQLEDTAEQRGISVDEVIEDVMLGQSRVKEMMEPVDVANLFLLGFSDLGRHLDGGDLLFDGGMTLTYE from the coding sequence ATGTCCCAGGATCAGGTGACGCCGCCGACGGTGTCGGCGGACGACATTCATCGCATCGACGACGACTCGTTTACCGGCCGGAACGTCTGTCTCGTGACGGGCGCCGGATCGGGGATCGGGCGCGCGACCGCGCTGGCCGCCGCTGGCAACGGGTTGACGGTCGCCGCGACGGACATCGACGAGAAGGGGCTCGCGGGAACCGTCGACCGCGGCGAGGAACTCGGCCTCGAGAGCGATATCGAGCCAATAGTAGGCGATCTGACGGAGGACGACGACCTCGAGCGAATCGTCGAGGAAGCCGCCGAACTGGGCGATATCAAATATCTCGCGAACATCGCCGGGATGCAACACATCGACTCCATCGAGAACTTTCCGATGGAGACCTACGATACGATGCATCGGATCATGCTCCGGGCGCCGCTCTACCTCTCGAAACTGTGCATCCCGCACTTCCGGGAGACCGAGGACGGCCGGGGCTGCGTCGGCAACATGGGCTCGGTCCACGGCCACTACGTGACCAGCGACAAGGTCGCGTACAACGTCGCGAAGTTCGGCCTGCGCGGCCTCACCCAGTCCATCGCCGCCGAGGGCGAGGGGGAGATCCGCGCCTACTCGATCAGCACCGGCTACGTGAAGACGCCGCTGGTGACCGACCAGCTCGAGGACACCGCCGAACAGCGGGGGATCTCGGTCGACGAGGTGATCGAGGACGTGATGCTGGGCCAGTCCCGGGTCAAGGAGATGATGGAACCGGTCGACGTCGCCAACCTCTTCCTGCTGGGCTTCTCGGATCTGGGCCGGCACCTCGACGGCGGCGACCTGTTGTTTGATGGTGGCATGACCCTTACCTACGAGTAA
- a CDS encoding helix-turn-helix domain-containing protein, which yields MIDLDIDMRQYDCPFIDTTDDVDIAFSAVQWQLDTDDEQLETRLIAKGASTGALEVGLHELRDHPNMRECYILSKRENVAEIGTTIEETNAMRTIQRNGGYITGPFRIEDGRERWHVGFDDDADEDRALAELETHNEFTVADRDQFGPTELFDLLENSDSALRLLEGCRSLTETERETFEVAAREGYYETPRDTTLADLSDHFDVSKTAVSMNLRRSERKVLQAALSALENMDGTGTR from the coding sequence ATGATTGACCTCGATATCGACATGCGCCAGTACGACTGTCCGTTCATCGATACGACCGACGATGTCGATATCGCCTTCTCGGCCGTCCAGTGGCAACTGGACACCGACGATGAGCAACTCGAGACGCGACTCATCGCCAAGGGGGCGTCGACCGGCGCGCTGGAGGTGGGATTGCACGAACTCCGCGATCACCCGAACATGCGGGAGTGTTACATCCTCTCGAAGCGGGAGAACGTCGCCGAGATCGGGACGACGATCGAGGAGACCAACGCCATGCGGACGATCCAGCGAAACGGCGGCTACATCACCGGCCCGTTCCGGATCGAGGACGGCCGTGAACGGTGGCACGTCGGCTTCGACGACGACGCCGACGAGGACCGGGCGCTGGCCGAACTCGAGACCCACAACGAGTTCACCGTCGCCGACCGCGACCAGTTCGGCCCCACCGAACTGTTCGACCTGCTGGAGAACTCCGACAGCGCGCTCCGGTTGCTCGAGGGCTGTCGGTCGCTGACCGAAACCGAGCGCGAGACCTTCGAAGTCGCCGCTCGAGAGGGGTACTACGAGACGCCGCGGGACACGACCCTCGCCGACCTCTCGGACCACTTCGACGTCTCGAAGACGGCCGTCTCGATGAACCTGCGCCGAAGCGAACGGAAGGTGCTGCAGGCGGCGCTGTCGGCGCTGGAGAACATGGACGGGACCGGAACGCGCTGA
- a CDS encoding PhzF family phenazine biosynthesis protein — protein MQTIRILQVDAFTDEPMAGNPAGVVPDAGGLSADQMQRIAAEMAVSETAFLRSSDTADRRVRYFTPTQEVDLCGHATIGSFAHLHDEGLEAGTTTLETNVGTLEIDVDEDGTVWITQDAPQVREVDVGYDRVAEALGVESAALEGASADIPLAVSSTGLPFLIVPITYLSDLGDARPDMRAIEELTDEVDAAGVYLFTFDALDRESTLHGRMFAPGAGVPEDPVTGTASGAVGAYLDRFGAFDDDLPDELRLEQGHYVDRPGLVRVRVGEDVRVGGRGVTVLDGSLTVPEDDDDEILEA, from the coding sequence ATGCAGACGATTCGGATCCTGCAGGTCGACGCGTTCACCGACGAGCCGATGGCCGGAAATCCGGCCGGCGTCGTGCCGGACGCGGGCGGCCTCTCGGCCGACCAGATGCAGCGGATCGCCGCCGAGATGGCGGTCAGCGAGACGGCCTTCCTTCGCTCGAGCGACACCGCCGATCGGCGGGTTCGATACTTCACCCCCACGCAGGAGGTCGATCTCTGCGGCCACGCGACGATCGGGTCGTTCGCCCACCTCCACGACGAGGGGCTCGAGGCGGGGACGACCACGCTCGAGACGAACGTCGGAACGCTCGAGATCGACGTCGACGAGGACGGCACCGTCTGGATAACCCAGGACGCCCCGCAGGTCCGCGAGGTCGACGTCGGCTACGACCGCGTCGCCGAGGCGCTGGGCGTGGAGAGCGCCGCCCTCGAGGGAGCGAGCGCGGACATTCCGCTCGCGGTGTCCTCGACGGGACTGCCGTTTCTGATCGTGCCGATCACGTATCTCTCGGACCTCGGGGACGCCCGACCGGACATGCGCGCGATCGAGGAACTGACCGACGAGGTCGACGCCGCGGGCGTCTACCTCTTTACCTTCGACGCGCTCGACCGGGAGTCGACCCTCCACGGGCGGATGTTCGCGCCGGGTGCGGGCGTCCCGGAAGACCCAGTGACGGGCACCGCGAGCGGTGCCGTCGGCGCCTACCTCGATCGGTTCGGCGCGTTCGACGACGACCTCCCCGACGAACTCCGCCTCGAGCAGGGCCACTACGTCGACCGGCCCGGACTGGTCCGCGTTCGCGTCGGGGAGGACGTCCGGGTCGGCGGTCGCGGCGTGACCGTCCTCGACGGCTCGCTGACCGTTCCCGAGGACGACGACGACGAGATTCTCGAGGCCTGA
- a CDS encoding alpha/beta hydrolase family protein has protein sequence MTALDRRQLLAAISTTTAAALAGCSDALDGESELDGNETDPSEDGTDSAPDTPAELATAFAEKLAAERFEAASELTSVPHVGSIPAGNLEQFWMGYTSAHGAFEELTGVEETDDLDTRQARTFGDATVFRIGLAFENGQDGLLAGIDVDVTAVDFAGEYERPSYVDPDAFTAESVPVSGEGCHLEGTAAVPTEPAAGDDVPGVVLVHGSGAADENYDNGGTQLFRDLAEGLASRGIAVLRYDKRTYRCNVDFADHTLDRVTVDDALVAIDELRGVDGVDADRIAVVGHSMGGMAAPRIADRDGDLAGAVSLAGNARPMIDLVPDQLEYQSNLGEHEWEQLDRRVEQIRTQVERVRNGEYEAGELVAMYPGALWQSLEEYDPFETARTTDVPLCFLQGSRDYQVTLENDFELWREELGDRSATAFESYDGINHLFMPGRRPSNPNEYRARNNVAEAVIDDLADWIDGR, from the coding sequence ATGACAGCTCTCGACCGGCGACAGCTACTGGCGGCGATATCGACGACGACGGCCGCCGCGCTGGCCGGCTGTTCCGACGCGTTAGACGGCGAGTCCGAACTCGACGGAAACGAGACCGATCCGTCCGAAGACGGGACGGACTCGGCGCCGGACACGCCCGCGGAACTCGCGACGGCGTTCGCCGAGAAACTGGCGGCGGAACGGTTCGAAGCGGCGAGCGAACTGACGTCGGTACCGCACGTCGGTTCGATCCCCGCGGGGAATCTCGAGCAGTTCTGGATGGGATACACGTCCGCCCACGGCGCGTTCGAGGAACTCACGGGCGTCGAGGAGACCGACGACCTCGATACCAGACAGGCCAGGACGTTCGGCGACGCCACGGTCTTCCGCATCGGGCTCGCGTTCGAAAACGGTCAGGACGGACTGCTGGCCGGGATCGACGTCGACGTCACGGCGGTGGACTTCGCCGGCGAGTACGAACGGCCGTCGTACGTCGATCCCGACGCGTTTACGGCGGAATCGGTGCCCGTTTCGGGCGAGGGCTGTCACCTCGAGGGGACCGCCGCGGTCCCGACGGAGCCGGCCGCGGGCGACGACGTGCCGGGCGTCGTTCTCGTCCACGGCTCGGGCGCGGCCGACGAGAACTACGACAACGGCGGAACGCAGCTGTTTCGGGATCTGGCGGAAGGGCTCGCGAGTCGCGGGATCGCCGTGCTCCGGTACGATAAACGGACCTACCGGTGTAACGTCGATTTCGCCGACCACACGCTCGATCGGGTCACGGTCGACGACGCGCTGGTCGCGATCGACGAACTCCGCGGGGTCGACGGCGTCGACGCGGACCGCATCGCCGTCGTCGGCCACAGTATGGGCGGAATGGCCGCGCCCCGAATCGCAGACCGCGACGGCGACCTCGCCGGCGCCGTCTCGCTGGCCGGAAACGCGAGACCGATGATCGACCTCGTCCCCGACCAGTTGGAGTACCAGTCGAACCTCGGCGAGCACGAGTGGGAGCAACTGGATCGGCGTGTCGAGCAAATTCGAACGCAAGTCGAACGCGTTCGCAACGGCGAGTACGAAGCCGGCGAACTCGTCGCGATGTACCCCGGCGCGCTCTGGCAGAGCCTCGAGGAGTACGATCCCTTCGAAACGGCCCGAACGACCGACGTCCCGCTGTGTTTCCTCCAGGGTAGTCGCGACTACCAGGTGACCCTCGAGAACGACTTCGAGCTGTGGCGCGAGGAACTCGGGGATCGGTCGGCCACGGCCTTCGAATCGTACGACGGGATCAACCACCTGTTCATGCCGGGTCGGCGCCCGTCCAATCCCAACGAGTACAGGGCGCGCAACAACGTCGCGGAAGCGGTGATCGACGACCTCGCCGACTGGATCGACGGGCGCTGA
- the thiC gene encoding phosphomethylpyrimidine synthase ThiC — translation MARTQIEAAREGTVTDAMERVAERENRDPEFVRAQVAEGQAVIPANANHDALDPMIIGREFATKVNANIGNSEETSDRETELEKHHTAVHYGADTVMDLGTGANLDAIRETHVEHSPVPIGTVPLYEAVKRAGSPEDVTKGLLLEVIEKQARQGVDYMTIHAGILAEHLPLTDGRKTGIVSRGGSIMASWMEAHGEQNPLFQVYDELCGIFAKYDVTFSLGDSLRPGCLADACDEAQYAELDTLGELTRRAWEHDVQVMVEGPGHVPMHRVAENVERQQAVCDGAPFYVLGPLVTDVAPGYDHITSAIGAAMAAQAGAAMLCYVTPKEHLGLPEEEDVRDGLAAYRIAAHAGDVANDRPGARDWDDALSEARYAFDWREQFRLALDPDRAREFHDQTLPGDNYKEARFCSMCGAEFCSMRIDQEARRDGEMETLDDDRDGGTDLESSPAAEVNRPPVGTHESGDLPSVDDENDYPVERADDD, via the coding sequence ATGGCGCGAACACAGATCGAGGCCGCCCGCGAGGGGACGGTCACCGACGCGATGGAGCGAGTCGCCGAACGCGAGAACCGCGACCCGGAGTTCGTCCGGGCGCAGGTCGCCGAGGGGCAAGCCGTCATCCCGGCGAATGCGAACCACGACGCGCTCGATCCGATGATCATCGGCCGGGAGTTCGCGACGAAGGTCAACGCGAACATCGGCAACAGCGAGGAGACCAGCGACCGCGAGACCGAACTCGAGAAGCACCACACTGCGGTCCACTACGGGGCGGACACCGTGATGGACCTCGGGACGGGCGCGAATCTCGACGCGATTCGCGAGACGCACGTCGAGCACTCGCCGGTACCGATCGGGACGGTACCGCTGTACGAGGCCGTCAAACGGGCGGGCAGTCCCGAGGACGTGACGAAAGGGTTGCTGCTCGAGGTGATCGAAAAGCAGGCGAGACAGGGCGTCGACTACATGACGATCCACGCGGGAATTCTCGCCGAGCACCTGCCGCTGACCGACGGCCGGAAGACGGGGATCGTCTCGCGGGGCGGGTCGATCATGGCCTCGTGGATGGAAGCCCACGGCGAACAGAACCCGCTCTTTCAGGTCTACGACGAGCTCTGCGGGATCTTCGCCAAATACGACGTGACGTTCAGCCTCGGGGACAGCCTCCGACCCGGCTGTCTGGCCGACGCCTGCGACGAGGCCCAGTACGCCGAGCTGGATACGCTGGGGGAACTCACTCGCCGCGCCTGGGAGCACGACGTGCAGGTGATGGTCGAGGGGCCGGGCCACGTCCCGATGCACAGGGTCGCCGAGAACGTCGAGCGCCAGCAGGCGGTCTGCGACGGCGCGCCGTTCTACGTCCTCGGGCCGCTGGTGACCGACGTCGCGCCCGGCTACGACCACATCACCAGCGCCATCGGCGCCGCGATGGCCGCCCAGGCCGGCGCCGCGATGCTGTGTTACGTCACGCCGAAAGAGCACCTCGGGCTCCCCGAGGAGGAGGACGTCCGCGACGGCCTCGCGGCGTACCGAATCGCCGCCCACGCGGGCGACGTGGCGAACGACCGTCCCGGCGCCCGCGACTGGGACGACGCCCTCTCGGAAGCCCGCTACGCGTTCGACTGGCGCGAGCAGTTCCGCCTCGCGCTGGACCCCGACCGCGCCCGCGAGTTCCACGATCAGACCCTCCCCGGCGACAACTACAAGGAAGCCCGCTTCTGCTCGATGTGCGGCGCCGAGTTCTGTTCGATGCGGATCGATCAAGAAGCGCGAAGAGACGGCGAGATGGAAACGCTCGACGACGACCGGGACGGCGGGACCGACCTCGAGTCCTCGCCGGCCGCGGAAGTCAACCGCCCGCCAGTCGGCACGCACGAGTCGGGGGATCTACCGTCGGTCGACGACGAGAACGACTACCCGGTCGAGCGGGCGGACGACGATTGA
- a CDS encoding DUF7344 domain-containing protein: protein MTGSFPSDDEGTSSERVDALFEALADEHRRQVLWYFQTTDTDVASVEALVDYALERENTPPSRERLVRLFHHSTLPKLAAMDFVGYDVHSQTVNYRGSPALERILTVATETDLVAE from the coding sequence GTGACTGGTTCGTTTCCATCTGACGACGAGGGTACGTCCAGCGAGCGGGTCGACGCACTATTCGAGGCGCTCGCCGACGAACACCGCCGTCAGGTGCTCTGGTATTTTCAGACGACCGATACGGACGTCGCGTCGGTCGAAGCGCTCGTCGACTACGCGCTCGAGCGGGAGAACACACCTCCATCGCGCGAGCGACTCGTCCGGCTGTTCCACCACAGTACGCTGCCCAAGTTGGCCGCGATGGATTTCGTCGGGTACGATGTCCACAGCCAAACGGTGAACTACCGCGGATCCCCGGCACTGGAACGGATACTCACCGTCGCCACCGAAACGGACCTGGTCGCCGAGTAG
- a CDS encoding helix-turn-helix domain-containing protein — MSVILEFTIAAENFRLGRVLSGLSEMEFELERIVPTGHMVMPFVWVTGKNHAAFEEHVRTDPAVKELLVLDDLDGSGLYRIEWNDSPTDLIEAIAAAEASILQARGNDDWVFRLRFNDHDALSRFHDDVLEREMPIHVDRTYTLSEAPDRGHRFDLTPEQREALLLALRQGYFATPREGSLEELTDELGITRQALSNRLRRANEKVLRGALLASDTDVDDTP, encoded by the coding sequence ATGAGCGTCATTCTGGAGTTTACCATCGCCGCCGAGAACTTTCGGCTCGGTCGGGTCCTGTCGGGGCTGTCCGAGATGGAGTTCGAACTCGAGCGGATCGTGCCGACGGGCCACATGGTGATGCCGTTCGTCTGGGTGACTGGGAAGAACCACGCGGCGTTCGAGGAGCACGTCCGGACCGATCCGGCGGTGAAGGAACTGCTCGTGCTAGACGATCTCGACGGCAGCGGGCTCTACCGGATCGAGTGGAACGACTCGCCGACCGACCTCATCGAGGCCATCGCCGCGGCCGAAGCGAGTATCCTCCAGGCTCGCGGGAACGACGACTGGGTGTTCCGACTTCGATTTAACGACCACGATGCGCTCTCCCGGTTCCACGACGACGTGCTCGAACGAGAGATGCCCATTCACGTCGACCGAACGTACACGTTGTCGGAGGCGCCCGACCGCGGCCACCGTTTCGACCTCACGCCCGAGCAGCGAGAGGCGCTCCTGCTGGCACTCCGGCAGGGGTACTTCGCGACGCCGCGGGAGGGGAGCCTCGAGGAGCTGACAGACGAACTCGGAATCACCCGACAGGCGCTGTCGAATCGCCTCCGTCGGGCCAACGAGAAAGTCCTCCGGGGGGCGTTACTCGCTTCGGATACCGACGTCGACGACACTCCATAA
- a CDS encoding phosphoribosyltransferase — protein sequence MSDLPDDFDCTITTWEYIYGLCRDVSDQVRDDDFEPDVVVALARGGWFAGRCLCDFLGLDDLTSLKMEHYVGTAEKSGEPSVRYPMPEGSVEGKDVLIIDDIADTGGSIERAYEYVTDRDAGEVRTATLQLLGTSEYQPDYVGERLAEWTWIVYPWNFIEDMVDLVSSVMGQADQESFTQEEIRHYLAEFHGIDRIEMEIAQPDRVPEVLDEMERRDVLESAGPGEWRLADG from the coding sequence ATGTCCGATCTACCGGACGACTTCGACTGCACGATCACTACCTGGGAGTACATCTACGGCCTGTGTCGCGACGTCAGTGATCAGGTCCGCGACGACGATTTCGAACCCGACGTCGTCGTCGCACTCGCCCGCGGCGGCTGGTTCGCGGGCCGGTGTCTCTGTGACTTCCTCGGGCTGGACGACCTGACGAGCCTGAAGATGGAACACTACGTCGGAACCGCGGAGAAGAGCGGCGAGCCCTCGGTTCGCTACCCCATGCCCGAGGGCAGCGTCGAGGGGAAGGACGTCCTCATCATCGACGATATCGCCGACACCGGCGGTTCCATCGAGCGCGCGTACGAGTACGTCACGGACCGCGACGCCGGCGAGGTCCGCACCGCGACGCTGCAACTGCTCGGAACCAGCGAGTATCAGCCCGACTACGTCGGCGAACGCTTAGCGGAGTGGACCTGGATCGTCTACCCGTGGAACTTCATCGAGGACATGGTCGACCTCGTCTCGAGCGTGATGGGCCAGGCCGACCAGGAGTCGTTCACGCAGGAGGAGATCCGCCACTACCTCGCCGAGTTCCACGGCATCGACCGCATCGAGATGGAGATCGCCCAACCCGACCGGGTTCCGGAAGTCCTCGACGAGATGGAACGACGCGACGTCCTCGAGTCGGCCGGGCCGGGCGAGTGGAGACTGGCCGACGGCTGA
- a CDS encoding response regulator produces MSDSSPDSGPAPVLLLVEDNPGDARLVQEAFSDERLAESLHVVTEGEDALDFVYQRGDYPDAPRPDLVLLDWNLPGTSGDEVLMELKDDSELGQIPVIVLTGSQAERDVVEAYEYHANACITKSGTADEYIDTLRSFETFWLSTARLPPTNGA; encoded by the coding sequence ATGAGTGATTCGTCCCCTGATTCGGGACCAGCGCCCGTTCTCCTGCTGGTCGAGGACAACCCAGGGGATGCCCGACTCGTCCAGGAAGCGTTCAGCGACGAGCGACTCGCGGAGTCGCTCCACGTCGTCACCGAGGGCGAGGACGCCCTCGACTTCGTCTATCAACGCGGCGACTATCCGGACGCGCCGCGCCCGGATCTCGTCCTCCTCGACTGGAATCTGCCCGGGACGAGCGGCGACGAGGTGCTGATGGAACTGAAGGACGACTCGGAACTCGGTCAGATCCCCGTCATCGTTCTGACCGGGTCACAGGCCGAGAGAGACGTCGTCGAAGCGTACGAGTACCACGCGAACGCCTGCATCACCAAATCGGGAACTGCAGACGAGTACATCGACACGCTCCGCTCGTTCGAAACGTTCTGGTTGTCAACCGCGCGGTTGCCGCCGACGAACGGGGCGTAA